A segment of the Populus nigra chromosome 12, ddPopNigr1.1, whole genome shotgun sequence genome:
attttaatccacATTGAAATATGTTTTAGTTTATCCTAATAGACTCGGGCctcttagtttttctttttaattttaatgttaaaaaatttgataaaaaaaaactgaaaatataaaaggaaacaaTACGAAACAAAtgctaaattttaataaagtaaaaatagaaagagagagaaaagagacgaaaataaaagggaaagcAGTCGCTGTTACTTACCTCCGTCATGTCATGTAAGTCTCTCGTGAGAGAAGTATAAACAAAAACGAAACAGAACAGCGGAAATACTCTATTAGATTAGATTAAAGAAAAGCtggaaatattttagaaaaacttAATAACAgataaagaaaaggagagacgAGTGatcaaaaatcaaaccaaagaGAGAAGGAATGGGTCAAGCCTTTCGCAAGCTTTTCGATACCTTCTTTGGCAACACCGAGATGCGGGTACTCTCTCTATCTCTGTCATTTACCGGTTACCTCTGTCATGTCATATCTTAAAAGactaattattctttttaatcatGATTTAGGGTTCTTTCTTGTGATTAgcgtattttatttttatacttcttCAATTAATTGTTGTAAAAAAATCGCATCAGgtattaaatttatatgatcTGATTCTGTTTAAATTGGAAACTGACATTGATGCTATGGTTTCAAGagattttgatttgattcttgAAACTCTCCAATCCAATCGAATCCGGACCTGGTTACTGTTTACTTTTATCCTTGAAACAACATTTAAGCTGTAGATAGATGTTTTTGTTGAAGTGAAGTAATAGAATTAGTGGCTGTGTGTTTATCGTATGTGATTTGATTGTGCAGTGCAGTGCCGAGTCCACATGTTTTATGATCTCATCCTTTTTCCTTATTTAGGTTGTGATGCTGGGACTTGATGCAGCTGGTAAAACTACCATACTTTACAAGTTGCACATTGGAGAAGTATTATCTACTGTACCTACCATTGGTTGGTATTTTTCCTTATGATTGCTTACTTCATTTCTTTCCATCAAGTGTTTCGCTATATTTGAACAACCTTTTTAAACTTTTGGTGTTGCTACTTTatgttctctcttcttttttggtCACATATCATATAGATGATGTATGCTGATATTGTACTATTGAAGGGACGAAACTACATATATTTGGCTGTctcaaatattttcttcttcttctttttttcttattctttgtgatatgtgaaattttttgtttattaatccTATTTTtggtttatcaatttttttctttgtttttaaaccATCAGTGCCCACAGTTATGATATGGTGGATGTAGCTTGCTCTTAATATAGACCTACTATTGATATTATAAGATACTGATTCTTCCCATCACCCATAGGGTTCAATGTGGAGAAAGTTCAGTACAAGAATGTGGTATTCACCGTTTGGGATGTTGGTGGACAAGAGAAATTAAGGCCGCTGTGGAGGCATTACTTCAATAACACTGATGGACTGGTAATGTTTATTGTCTGCATGTCTTATTTTGCCAAGCTATGCTTCTTGcaattctttgtttctttttaaagcTCAGTTCTCTCTTTGCATCGATCCTCATGCTTCTACAGTGAATCTGTGTAAGTTATCAGCTTTGTCTTGAAGCTGAAGGGTTTATAATAGTACAGTAATCTGTACCTTGTTTTCAGGTTTGATGGAGTAGTTAATATATTTCCCCATGCAGATATATGTTGTTGATTCATTGGACCGAGAGAGAATCGGAAAAGCAAAGGCAGAATTTCAGGTTGTATATTCAGAAAGGTATGTGGATTTTACCATGCTAATGCTAGAAAGAGTTCTAAGTTGACCATCATCTTCTCTTTCAGACCATCATCAAAGATCCATTTATGCTCAACAGTGTCATCTTGGTGTTTGCCAACAAACAGGACATGGTAAGCTCTATTAATGGTTTTGGATATGCTTTCCCTCACATATAAAACTCATTAAACAAGGACTTCTTGAGTGATTCTGATGAGTTGCATGTGtattacaatattaataaacaaacaaataaaaatgtccAAGTCAGTGTCTTGCACTGATACAAACTATCTGACCATCGCAATCTTGCAAATTGAACAATAGCATAGAGACAATTAATTCTATTCTTCTGATGTAGATGGAGATCATAGAGGATATAAAAGTCCAGTACAagtttgtaattataattcgaAAGACAACTGCATAAAGACACACACTCAtgttgtcaaagaaccatctcaacccaaaagcttaaactgttaggtgaagtcataggatatgatttatattattctctaacacaccccctcaagtgaaagccctttgggcttgaaacttgcacagactcacattatcttgtgcttaatttttatcaaataaatggggatgatgagattcgaactcgtgaccgcttagtcatcaaggctctgataccatgtcaaggaaccatctcgacccaatagcttaaactgttaggtgagatcccagaatatgatttatatttaccTGCTGCAATGATTAATTACCAAGTCTATCCATTTCTGTGCTGTTTTTTTGCTGTGTCTGCATTCTAGAGCTTGTGGTGCAAGTTATTTTTCCTGCAATTCTCTATGTTTGGATTGACTGAAACCATGCATTACAATTTGATATTCTATGTTGTAcgtgaattgttactgtccctACTTTATTTGTAGTGCAGGTGATCAATTATTTAGTTTCATAGAGGAAAGTGCCATTTCATTTCCAGCTATGTGTATTACCCACATCAGTAATTTATTGGATAAGCTATAATCTAGGCAAATTTGCAtacatttgttttcttattactaaaaaaaaaaataagagccaTTACctgattatttttagattaaaggAAGTTATATTAGCTTCCTAAAAAGAATTGCAAAATTGTGATAGATGATAAGAGTCATAAGACATCGTCCAAAATATAAAAGCTTAAAAGAATGCTGCTGAATATCAGCTAACAAAACTCCCCTAAATGAACCTAAAGCATGACAtcatagagaaaaaataaaactatcctATCCCACAACATTTGTCTCGAAGAGTACTTGTCCACTATGCAATCATAAGCTCATCAATGTGGGGCAATGAGAAGGAGGTTGGTTGGTGGCAACCCTACCTTTAGCATACCTGCATGAATAGATCTCTAAGTCTAGCTTGTTCCTATTGGTTGCTAACCTAAGGATTTGACCCCTTGTTTGGTTAGGCATGCATGCTTCTCTTAAAAATGTGAGATTAATGAAAGacaagatataaattaaaaagtggTATCATACCTGGTCTTTTATGCATAATTAACTTTCTGAGAGCTATGAACAAGGATTTTTCTGTACTGTTGTACGTATCTAGTGATAATGTTAAAtctcaatcttttcttttttctgtaaaTGAGTTTTATAATTAGTAAATTCTTGGGTGGTATTTCTTTCCTCTTACTTCTGGATGAAATCTGTATGTGTATGATAGATAAGGCAGCTTTTTTCTAATTCTTACAACATTACAAAAAGAGGTATTGAATCCTGATATGATACCTTGAGAACAGTGAAAGATCAGGATAATAGTAAGACTCTTTTGGTCAGAAAAGACTCATCTGAACTTGATGCTGAACTTGGATGTTTGGCAAGTTCCAGCTAGAACGTTGGTAAACTTGACTTATTTTGGAAATATACAGGACTGAAAACTTATGTTTCAGATCAATCTCTTGTTCTATTAAACAATGAGAATCAATTGGTGAAGCCTCTCTAATTTTGAGTAAAATTCATAACTTCAAGctataaactttataaagtaggGATTTGATTAAATAACTTATTGCCAGATTGCTTTCTAAGTTTATCAACTGCACTAAATGTGAGTGGTAACCATGTACTCAGACTTGCTTCTTATGTGATGCTTGATGCCTCTTGCTCGCTGAAGAGTTCTTGGCACTTAGACTTTGGGCTTTAGAAATTTGCAAGGTGAAATGGAGCTGCTATGAGGGAGCTTGTTTATCTAATCTGCAATGCTTTCAATATTGAAGTCTCTGCTCATATCTCATTTGGCCTTTTGACTATACATAACAGCATTGAGCTGGGTAATGGAGGGAAAGGTGCCTATCC
Coding sequences within it:
- the LOC133668970 gene encoding uncharacterized protein LOC133668970, which encodes MGQAFRKLFDTFFGNTEMRVVMLGLDAAGKTTILYKLHIGEVLSTVPTIGFNVEKVQYKNVVFTVWDVGGQEKLRPLWRHYFNNTDGLIYVVDSLDRERIGKAKAEFQTIIKDPFMLNSVILVFANKQDMKGAMTPMEVCEGLGLFELKNRKWHIQGTCALRGDGLYEGLDWLSGTLKEMRAAGYSSVGTSSF